A genome region from uncultured Methanobrevibacter sp. includes the following:
- a CDS encoding formylmethanofuran--tetrahydromethanopterin N-formyltransferase translates to MNYDKVDDTFFEAFEGKYVRALITGPTEKIVKRAAYDSTSTPSAVIGRVEGGVEGFLDESQTPDGRFGAVVQYWLGSDDVEKFAFELSYRLRQDVLVKPFTRIFDYSDSDSEEYIEMMDIVGHCGDGYEWTVEEYGRKMINVPIAVPDFQIEEKFKINDGIMGGNFWYLCETPEAVIEAGDAVIDAIMGVEGATAPFDVCSAASKPETNYPEIGPTTNHVYCPSLKESLGDESKVPEGVNYIPEIVVNAISEEAMNKAIKAGIDAALEFDGVVKISAGNFDGKLGDKNINLLDILN, encoded by the coding sequence ATGAATTATGATAAAGTAGATGATACATTCTTTGAAGCTTTTGAAGGAAAATACGTAAGAGCTTTAATTACAGGTCCTACTGAAAAAATAGTTAAAAGGGCAGCATACGACTCCACTTCAACTCCAAGTGCAGTAATCGGAAGAGTTGAAGGTGGTGTGGAAGGATTTTTAGATGAATCCCAAACACCTGACGGCAGATTCGGTGCTGTTGTACAGTACTGGTTAGGCAGCGATGATGTGGAAAAATTCGCATTTGAACTTTCCTACAGACTGCGTCAGGACGTACTGGTAAAGCCGTTTACAAGAATATTCGACTATTCTGACAGTGACAGTGAAGAATACATTGAAATGATGGATATTGTGGGTCACTGCGGAGACGGATATGAATGGACTGTTGAAGAATACGGCAGAAAAATGATCAACGTTCCAATTGCGGTTCCGGATTTCCAGATTGAAGAAAAATTCAAAATCAATGATGGAATTATGGGCGGAAACTTCTGGTATTTATGTGAAACTCCTGAAGCAGTAATTGAAGCTGGCGATGCAGTAATTGATGCTATAATGGGTGTTGAAGGAGCAACAGCTCCATTTGACGTATGTTCTGCAGCTTCCAAACCTGAGACAAATTACCCTGAAATCGGACCTACCACAAATCACGTTTACTGTCCTTCCCTTAAAGAATCATTGGGTGATGAATCCAAGGTTCCTGAAGGTGTAAATTACATTCCTGAAATTGTAGTAAATGCAATCAGCGAAGAAGCAATGAACAAAGCAATCAAAGCAGGTATTGATGCTGCTTTGGAATTTGATGGTGTTGTTAAAATCTCTGCAGGTAATTTCGATGGAAAACTGGGAGATAAAAACATTAACTTATTGGATATCTTAAACTAG
- a CDS encoding 4Fe-4S binding protein — protein MNVSFEKQMKNLEREVLLKSVDLDDDSDDFQFELDDFKADEEIIAIAPRCVRCNTCVGECPVNAIEPANIFRIAKITDKCVKCEICVQTCPVSAIKLIDNSIIYNNEDENDFIEYNLSNVSCSHRVVRMNSISVDCSQENNWEDCANLCPTNAFTLEFKEFFDENDMDLEEDTLYPHVNDKMCIGCSACVEISQNKDAIELDRYIGPIIHSRNLDISHDLCVNCYLCEENCPTGAIELVDGEVVLDDDKCIRCIECTRHCPVGALKRVEIE, from the coding sequence ATGAATGTGTCTTTTGAAAAACAGATGAAAAATTTGGAACGCGAAGTTCTCCTGAAATCTGTTGATTTAGATGATGACAGTGATGATTTCCAGTTTGAACTTGATGATTTCAAGGCAGATGAAGAGATTATTGCTATAGCACCAAGATGTGTGAGATGCAACACCTGTGTTGGAGAGTGTCCAGTTAATGCAATTGAACCAGCTAATATTTTCAGAATAGCTAAAATAACAGATAAATGTGTTAAATGTGAAATATGTGTTCAGACTTGTCCTGTTTCAGCTATTAAATTAATTGACAATTCAATTATTTATAATAATGAGGATGAAAACGATTTCATTGAATACAACTTATCCAACGTCAGCTGTTCTCATAGAGTAGTTAGGATGAATAGCATCTCAGTTGATTGTTCTCAGGAAAACAACTGGGAAGACTGTGCAAATCTATGTCCGACCAATGCCTTTACATTGGAATTTAAAGAGTTCTTTGATGAGAATGATATGGATTTGGAAGAAGACACTTTGTATCCTCATGTAAATGATAAAATGTGCATCGGATGCAGTGCATGTGTTGAAATATCTCAAAATAAGGATGCAATTGAACTTGATAGGTACATAGGACCTATTATTCACAGCAGAAATCTTGATATAAGTCATGACTTATGTGTCAACTGTTATCTTTGTGAAGAAAATTGCCCAACCGGTGCAATTGAATTAGTGGATGGTGAAGTGGTTCTGGACGATGATAAATGTATACGATGTATCGAATGTACACGTCATTGTCCTGTAGGAGCACTAAAAAGAGTAGAAATAGAATAA
- a CDS encoding HPP family protein: protein MKAKELMDKNFVYLNCDDSVVEVSKVMEEIRRFTCPVVNDNKQLVGWITSFDITRGLREGNDKISEIMSGYEDISTVHEDDPARTAVILTANNKFVTVPVLNDDNQVVGMVRACDIVELLSELYDIKVVKLYKAMQNQLKGVTWEELMSASALVSKKTTGKKITPEQYEENIKDSTFGEAIWATGGLEKFFAGLISVGEMVIARRVGKARK, encoded by the coding sequence ATGAAAGCAAAAGAATTAATGGATAAAAATTTTGTATATTTGAACTGTGATGACAGTGTTGTCGAAGTTTCAAAAGTAATGGAAGAAATCAGACGTTTTACATGTCCTGTTGTAAATGACAACAAACAGCTGGTCGGATGGATAACATCATTTGACATTACAAGAGGATTAAGGGAAGGAAATGATAAAATTTCAGAAATCATGAGTGGATACGAAGATATCTCAACTGTTCATGAAGATGATCCTGCAAGAACTGCAGTAATTTTAACAGCAAACAACAAATTCGTAACAGTGCCTGTATTGAATGATGACAATCAGGTCGTAGGTATGGTTCGTGCATGTGACATTGTAGAACTGCTGTCTGAACTTTATGATATTAAAGTTGTAAAATTATACAAAGCAATGCAAAACCAGCTTAAAGGCGTAACATGGGAAGAGCTCATGTCTGCATCTGCACTGGTGTCCAAGAAAACTACCGGTAAAAAGATTACTCCTGAACAGTATGAAGAAAATATTAAGGATTCAACATTCGGAGAAGCTATCTGGGCTACCGGAGGTTTGGAAAAATTCTTCGCAGGTTTAATTTCTGTCGGGGAAATGGTTATTGCCCGTCGTGTTGGAAAAGCAAGAAAATAA
- a CDS encoding carbohydrate kinase family protein: MEIFDNDLNAEVIGFGALNVDKLYSVENIVGADEESFIKSQTDTPGGSAANTIVGLARLGVDTSIIGKIAEDEDGDLIEYNLAVNGVYTNNLIYSDTGSTGKCLGFVDSNGERCLYIDPGVNDEIKVGEINPLNIMRCKIMHYTSFVGDSFNAQIDLLELLSQETLLSFDPGMLYVQKGFDALKPILERTNILLINESELRLLCNNNEAPLKELVIAFLDLGIETVVVKQGSSGVYAINNNEECHVEAFKCDVVDTTGAGDSFNSGFLYSYLKGYDLEKSCKIANWVASRAIQGFGMEKFPSLKELEDSF, translated from the coding sequence ATGGAAATATTTGACAATGATTTGAATGCAGAAGTAATAGGATTCGGTGCATTGAATGTCGACAAGCTATACTCTGTAGAAAATATCGTTGGAGCAGATGAGGAAAGCTTCATTAAAAGCCAAACCGACACTCCTGGAGGGTCTGCAGCCAATACTATTGTAGGTCTTGCAAGACTGGGGGTTGACACTTCAATCATCGGAAAAATAGCCGAAGATGAAGACGGTGATTTGATAGAATATAATCTGGCTGTAAATGGAGTATATACAAATAACCTGATTTACTCAGATACAGGCTCTACCGGAAAATGCCTGGGTTTTGTTGACAGTAACGGTGAGAGATGCCTTTACATAGATCCCGGCGTCAACGATGAAATCAAAGTCGGTGAGATTAATCCGTTAAACATCATGAGATGTAAAATAATGCATTACACTTCATTTGTAGGTGATTCCTTCAATGCGCAAATCGACCTTTTGGAACTTTTAAGCCAGGAAACTCTACTGAGCTTTGATCCTGGAATGCTGTATGTTCAAAAAGGATTTGATGCCTTAAAACCTATATTGGAGAGAACCAATATATTGCTTATCAATGAATCAGAATTAAGATTATTATGTAATAATAATGAAGCGCCACTTAAAGAACTTGTTATCGCTTTTCTGGATTTAGGAATTGAAACCGTAGTAGTTAAACAGGGTTCCAGTGGTGTTTATGCTATTAACAATAATGAAGAATGTCATGTTGAGGCATTCAAATGCGATGTGGTTGATACCACAGGTGCTGGAGACAGCTTTAATAGCGGATTTTTATATTCATATCTGAAAGGATATGATTTGGAAAAATCCTGTAAAATTGCGAATTGGGTGGCCAGCAGGGCTATTCAAGGATTTGGTATGGAAAAATTCCCTTCTTTAAAAGAATTGGAGGATTCCTTTTAG